From the Leishmania donovani BPK282A1 complete genome, chromosome 30 genome, one window contains:
- a CDS encoding calcium-binding protein, putative: protein MRAKSKSVSEKKNEKRRRCLLLRFRSVRSHCCCCCRFHFAYLQPRSLSRLFSMFPFLLCRKHRLSFFVCSLYLRFLFEEVACPDTHTHTHTHTHTRTQS from the coding sequence ATGAGGGCGAAAAGCAAGAGTGTTagcgagaaaaaaaatgaaaagaggaggagatgctTGCTGCTACGGTTCCGCAGCGTTCGTTCgcactgctgttgctgctgccgctttcACTTCGCGTACCTGCAACCCCGCTCACTCTCTCGTCTATTCTCAATGTTCCCTTTTCTGCTGTGCAGGAAGCACCGCCTCAGTTTTTTCGTTTGCTCTCTGTAtcttcgctttctcttcgAAGAGGTTGCTTGTCccgacacacatacacacacacacacacacacgcacacacgcacacagagtTAG
- a CDS encoding Pyridoxal kinase, putative, with protein MTDDKHVLSIQSHVTHGYVGNKAATFPLQLHGFDVDAINTVSLSNHSGYPVIKGHRMDLEEFTTIMEGLRANDFLSDYAYVLTGYINNRDIVRQVAATVAEIREARQKQGKKDAVFFCDPVMGDDGRLYCKEEVVEAYRELLTHADVATPNYFEASILSTVEVKDLASAIEAANWFHTQGTPTVVIKSFAMADDPTHLRFLLSCRDKATGSTKRYTGVVPYHEGRYTGTGDVFAASLVAFAHSDPMDLAVGKAMGVLQDLIKATIERGGSGKATLSSRELRVTSYPDRLQHPSSVALVTPLP; from the coding sequence ATGACGGATGATAAGCACGTGCTATCGATTCAGTCCCATGTGACGCACGGGTATGTGGGCAACAAGGCCGCTACGTttccgctgcagctccacggCTTCGACGTCGATGCCATCAACACGGTGAGCCTGTCGAACCACAGCGGCTATCCAGTCATCAAGGGCCATCGCATGGATCTCGAGGAGTTCACCACTATCATGGAGGGCCTGCGCGCCAACGACTTCTTGAGCGACTACGCCTATGTTCTGACCGGGTACATCAACAACAGAGACATCGTCCGACAAGTGGCGGCGACCGTCGCCGAGATTCGAGAGGCGCGTCAGAAGCAAGGTAAGAAGGATGCCGTATTCTTCTGTGACCCCGTGATGGGCGACGACGGGAGACTGTACtgcaaggaggaggtggtggaggcgtaCAGGGAGCTGCTCACCCATGCGGACGTTGCAACGCCGAACTACTTCGAGGCGTCGATCCTGAGCACTGTGGAGGTAAAGGATCTCGCATCGGCGATTGAGGCCGCTAACTGGTTTCACACGCAGGGCACGCCCACCGTGGTGATTAAGTCCTTCGCAATGGCAGACGACCCGACACACCTTCGCTTCTTGCTCTCTTGCCGCGACAAGGCGACCGGGTCGACGAAGCGCTACACGGGGGTGGTGCCGTACCACGAGGGGCGCTACACGGGGACGGGTGACGTCTTTGCCGCCTCGCTGGTGGCGTTTGCGCACAGCGACCCCATGGATTTGGCAGTCGGCAAGGCCATGGGGGTGCTGCAGGATCTTATCAAGGCCACAATTGAGCGCGGCGGCTCTGGTAAAGCGACGCTGAGCTCGCGTGAGCTGCGCGTGACGAGCTACCCGGACCGGCTGCAGCATCCGTCCTCCGTGGCCCTGGTGACACCGTTGCCGTAg